In Lotus japonicus ecotype B-129 chromosome 5, LjGifu_v1.2, one genomic interval encodes:
- the LOC130719078 gene encoding F-box protein At3g59000-like, giving the protein MEDFNTDVDHISILPEEIIHNILGRLTMLDIIRTSCLSKAWNSFGVSLPCMNIDNSLRAIPLEWFKDFMHRKVSSMGIQGKPLILFKIKLCLDHLLVYKAREEIERCMKLVFETCTIKEFVFHITSTGARYDVTNHDLYAFFHHIYNAETLNVLRLSGMSLAQPSGVMKLSSLQSLSLQNVKLHDQSGIDWFFAACPMIRELRLIDCNHLEHLKVSGLSHLKHLEIDSCNHLTSVEIQSPGLVKLVLSEIKRRRLDNFILGLEIDSQTCETLKELTLCNSTIRGSIFSRMFSGCTNVESLVLDNCVHFFKITILSQKLKKLAIRRCFDVLITDINAPNLTSFSFCNFCWYDSSLSFPIIEKIIHQQDCMIDFNHTLMTKSIWISLWFDKFKDVQGQKMVIYPESDRWHDISVVIVLEDWSSMAELPLMTKICEEAAKTTITTMSFLDLADYVLESNQREGNKLENVITILSTDESKFYKTLKKKRPTISCKRCSSREIVNNDNDGFPYQALLRRITAGTMKAIRFSIPSL; this is encoded by the exons ATGGAAGATTTCAATACCGATGTGGATCATATCTCGATCTTGCCGGAAGAAATTATCCACAACATTCTCGGTCGACTGACCATGCTTGATATTATTCGAACCAGTTGTCTATCAAAGGCATGGAACTCTTTTGGTGTTTCCCTTCCGTGCATGAATATCGACAACAGTTTACGTGCTATTCCTCTTGAGTGGTTCAAGGATTTCATGCACCGCAAAGTGAGCAGCATGGGCATCCAAGGGAAACCTTTGATTTTGTTCAAAATCAAGTTATGCTTAGATCATCTCCTAGTTTACAAAGCGAGAGAGGAGATCGAAAGATGTATGAAGCTAGTCTTTGAGACTTGCACTATCAAAGAGTTTGTGTTCCACATCACAAGTACTGGTGCTAGATATGATGTGACAAATCATGATCTGTATGCATTTTTTCATCACATCTATAATGCTGAGACCTTAAATGTGTTAAGGTTAAGTGGTATGAGTCTAGCGCAACCCTCTGGGGTTATGAAGCTCTCAAGCCTCCAGAGTTTAAGTTTACAAAATGTAAAGCTACACGACCAAAGTGGCATTGATTGGTTCTTTGCTGCTTGCCCTATGATAAGGGAATTAAGGTTGATCGATTGCAATCATTTGGAGCACTTGAAGGTGTCTGGTCTTAGTCATCTCAAACATCTAGAGATTGATTCTTGTAACCATCTCACGAGTGTTGAGATCCAATCACCAGGTCTTGTGAAGCTCGTGTTGTCCGAGATCAAGAGACGCAGACTTGATAATTTTATTTTGGGTTTGGAAATAGACTCACAAACTTGTGAAACATTGAAGGAATTAACGTTGTGCAATTCCACCATACGAGGTTCTATCTTCAGCCGCATGTTTTCTGGATGCACAAACGTTGAGTCCTTGGTGCTTGACAATTGTGTGCATTTCTTTAAGATAACAATTTTGAGTCAGAAGCTGAAGAAACTTGCCATTAGAAGATGTTTCGATGTTCTTATCACTGATATTAATGCTCCAAATTTGACTTCGTTCAGTTTCTGCAATTTTTGTTGGTATGAttcctctctctctttcccaatCATTGAGAAAATAATCCATCAGCAAGATTGCATGATTGACTTCAATCACACACTCATGACCAAAAGTATATGGATATCTCTTTGGTTTGATAAATTTAAGGATGTTCAAGGTCAAAAGATGGTTATCTACCCTGAG AGTGATAGGTGGCATGATATTAGTGTTGTCATTGTATTAGAAGATTGGAGTTCTATGGCAGAACTTCCACTTATGACTAAGATATGTGAAGAAGCTGCAAAAACAACAATTACAACCATGAGTTTTCTTGATTTAGCTGATTACGTGCTTGAGAGTAATCAGCGTGAAGGCAACAAGTTGGAAAATGTTATAACAATATTATCTACTGATGAAAGCAAATTTTATAAG ACTTTAAAGAAGAAAAGGCCAACAATTTCATGTAAGCGTTGCTCTTCACGTGAAATTGTTAACAATGACAATGATGGTTTCCCCTACCAAGCTCTGTTGAGGAGGATAACAGCTGGAACTATGAAAGCAATTCGTTTCTCAATCCCTTCTCTTTAG